Proteins from a genomic interval of Colletes latitarsis isolate SP2378_abdomen chromosome 12, iyColLati1, whole genome shotgun sequence:
- the In gene encoding inturned planar cell polarity protein yields MIMSMIGGQVTADQVLDHIIQIQIEWESEISPTGELFYIESVAESITDDQCSFNETQHNSQPELTRRRSTRAGKLMRLIRRKESKRWSTRNKKSNPNTVSNNTINSGKEGSATKEVTFRDFQAGEIREVTLWVDPDRRHKLGRRATLCEAYFGITAGVFSDKTRIMIAGFIPDGEAMKNKNIKIGDWLRSINSNEVTYQNLDQILSEITVSTNVTLELQRVAGIDVTAKLPTLNSPKQSLLVQRLMNKEESKDLMQSLLNYPLGVLYLRTTELSEMGPELQGVLYTLPRSESKNTHSILCTARGAFITLNHLLPGIAGLQPTSTTIQIAEEEIHIVYTSHDEELLLIALPKKCCSLEEAVNLTADIVRTLKFTYQSLTKCFTPQENHSALDHFFILIIQQLLDIKSYVNNAGLTNRSMEINNDIESMESYKFRSTFSVANSLELSRDAQIQIDAALSEMEAMDYRDWNEDPMDCQRLYTILGSCIYHKHYLLGSHLTHDDLIEVNSYLQQNCLFNLITNEPVKSLVIWKKVYPSLYNRGNTENSRSTQPLVPNGKWFLLIVGYGYDLLAVLLESGGCTTKCSETTGPDIFYVEEAQETLKHIQKIGVTTLAAKWIASNTRPEVIPYEDHVSLKPSSSITENFLGLIKSNDVQSSLTKSSHATTTSRRSQEIPSILKKRNTEESLTVLGSVYSLHTSEDSLSQGTGGVSEISDETMPILGRRATREKIASGSRYSDDSDSDIDMYKNDCRILNMDISNIRENLLNQAEYLTPKILTTGNKNFLYHYVHLDMVEGIFLSSKPLENSAKDRKILVNFNKCVHIIHRLLHNTVRFKKMLNSDMDKTVINKSLIAVKEHGVLFEWENVTYWVVGRLYTTPHPKELYVCYQDSAPQNLIEVAFKLHSLHSLT; encoded by the exons ATGATAATGAGCATGATTGGTGGGCAAGTGACAGCGGATCAAGTACTGGATCATATTATTCAGATACAGATAG AATGGGAATCCGAAATCAGTCCTACCGGAGAACTGTTTTATATAGAATCTGTAGCTGAAAGCATAACCGACGATCAATGTTCTTTTAATGAAACGCAACATAATTCTCAACCAGAACTGACTAGACGTCGTAGTACAAGAGCTGGAAAGCTCATGCGACTCATAAGGCGCAAAGAGAGTAAACGTTGGAGcacaagaaataaaaaaagtaatCCTAATACCGTATCGAACAATACAATCAATTCAGGAAAAGAAGGGAGTGCAACAAAAGAAGTGACATTTAGGGATTTTCAA GCAGGTGAAATTCGAGAAGTTACGCTCTGGGTTGATCCAGACAGAAGACATAAATTGGGAAGGAGAGCTACGTTGTGCGAAGCATATTTTGGAATTACCGCGGGAGTATTTTCAGACAAAACACGAATTATGATTGCTGGATTTATTCCAGACGGAGAggcaatgaaaaataaaaacattaaaattggaGATTGGTTGCGAAGTATAAATTCAAACGAAGTCACATATCAAAATTTGGATCAGATATTATCTGAAATAACTGTTTCAACGAAT GTAACATTAGAATTACAAAGAGTTGCAGGTATAGATGTTACAGCAAAATTGCCTACGTTAAATTCTCCTAAA CAATCTTTGTTAGTACAGAGATTAATGAATAAAGAAGAAAGCAAAGATCTAATGCAGTCGTTATTAAATTATCCACTTGGCGTGCTATATCTACGAACGACGGAACTTTCAGAAATGGGACCGGAATTACAAGGTGTTCTTTATACACTTCCTCGATCAGAAAGTAAAAATACACATTCTATTTTGTGTACAGCAAGAGGAGCTTTTATAACTCTTAATCACTTATTACCTGGAATAGCAGGTTTACAGCCTACTAG TACTACTATACAGATAGCAGAAGAGGAAATTCATATTGTGTATACTTCTCACGACGAGGAATTACTTTTAATAGCATTACCAAAAAAATG TTGTAGTCTAGAAGAAGCAGTTAATTTAACAGCTGATATAGTTAGAACTTTAAAATTCACATACCAATCATTAACAAAATGTTTCACACCTCAGGAAAATCATTCTGCTTTAGATCATTTTTTTATCTTAATTATTCAGCAATTACTGGATATAAAAAGTTACGTGAATAATGCGGGATTAACTAACCGTTCTATGGAAATTAACAATGATATAGAAAGTATGGAAAGTTACAAATTTAGGAGCACTTTTTCAGTTGCAAACTCTTTGGAATTATCAAGGGATGCACAAATTCAAATCGATGCTGCTCTAAGTGAAATGGAAGCCATGGATTATAGAGATTGG AATGAAGATCCTATGGACTGCCAAAGATTATATACAATCTTAGGTAGTTGCATTTATCACAAACATTATCTTCTTGGATCTCACTTAACCCATGACGATTTAATTGAAGTAAATTCTTATCTACAACAAAATTGCCTTTTTAATTTGATAACTAACGAACCTGTAAAGAGTCTTGTCATTTGGAAAAAAGTTTATCCTTCTTTATATAATCGTGGAAATACGGAAAACAGTAGAAGTACTCAGCCATTGGTTCCTAATGGAAAATGGTTTCTACTTATTGTTGGATACGGATATGATCTATTAGCAGTCCTCCTAGAATCTGGTGGATGTACTACAAA GTGTAGCGAAACTACGGGTCCGGATATATTTTACGTGGAAGAAGCTCAAGAAACTTTGAAACATATACAGAAAATAGGAGTAACGACACTAGCAGCTAAATGGATCGCTTCTAATACGAGACCGGAAGTAATACCTTACGAAGATCATGTATCTCTAAAACCATCATCCAGTATCACAGAAAACTTTTTGGGTCTTATAAAATCAAACGATGTACAAAGTTCGCTTACCAAATCATCCCATGCTACAACTACTAGTAGAAGATCTCAAGAGATACCTTCTATTTTAAAGAAACGTAATACGGAAGAAAGTCTGACAGTCTTAGGATCTG TGTATTCTTTGCATACATCGGAAGATTCATTGAGCCAAGGAACAGGTGGAGTTAGCGAAATAAGCGACGAAACGATGCCTATATTAGGAAGACGAGCAACGAGAGAAAAAATTGCTAGTGGATCGAGGTATTCCGATGACAGTGATTCTGATATCGATATGTACAAG AATGACTGTCGAATATTAAATATGGATATATCTAATATACGGGAAAATCTATTAAATCAAGCCGAATATTTAAcaccaaaaatattgaccacAGGCAATAAAAATTTTTTGTATCACTATGTGCATTTAGATATGGTCGAAGGGATTTTTTTATCTTCAAAGCCATTAGAAAATTCAGCGAAGGATCGTAAAATTTtggttaattttaataaatgtgtTCACATTATACACAGACTGTTGCATAATACAGTAAGgtttaaaaaaatgttgaaTTCAGATATGGACAAAACTGTAATTAATAAGAGTTTAATTGCTGTTAAAGAACACGGTGTATTATTTGAATGGGAAAATGTTACATACTGGGTTGTTGGACGACTATATACAACTCCTCATCCAAAGGAGTTATATGTGTGTTATCAAGATTCTGCACCGCAAAATTTAATCGAAGTAGCATTCAAGTTACATTCATTGCACTCTTTAACATGA
- the Fzy gene encoding cell division cycle 20 protein fzy: protein MSHLKYMKEINSLTRMDEAIKGPLPRWQKKCLESSNSSVNLSLNSSRKIANGSCVNTTTGKTPTKKNDTRTKKTPSKGSRKSPSRASSTPAKTPSGGDRFIPSRSTTNFDLGYYKIQQQANADKDEEKMDNLSPSKKEMQRLMGENLYGGDIKNIRVLSYQNKAPAPPEGYLNPLRVMYSQSKTPASVKASTRYIPQTPDRILDAPEIIDDYYLNLIDWSESNILAVALGASVYLWNAASGTIEQLFEVEGNDYVCSVAWIQEGPYLAVGTTTGNTELWDCCQTKRVRVMNGHAARVGSLSWNSHILTSGCRAGQIVHHDVRQRDHLISSINAHAQEVCGLKWSPDGKYLASGGNDNMLQIWPSISGQNHTHIQPIYSLNQHQAAVKALAWCPWQTNVLASGGGTADRTIRFWNCNTGACLNTIDTKSQVCSLLWSTTYKEIVSGHGYAQNQLTIWKYPTMTKVAELTGHSSRVLHLAMSPDGTTILSAGADETLRLWKCFQPDPHKKKEPSEIKSVPSRLKQSIR, encoded by the exons ATGTCTCATCTGAAATATATGAAAGAAATAAATAGTTTGACTCGCATGGACGAAGCTATTAAAGGACCACTTCCACGCTGGCAGAAGAAATGTTTGGAATCATCGAATTCCag TGTTAATCTTAGTCTCAATTCGTCACGAAAAATTGCAAATGGATCGTGCGTAAATACAACTACAGGAAAAACACCAACCAAAAAGAATGACACTCGAACTAAAAAAACACCTTCTAAGGGTTCCAGGAAATCACCAA GTCGTGCCTCGTCTACGCCTGCTAAAACACCCAGTGGTGGCGATAGGTTCATTCCTTCAAGATCAACAACTAATTTTGATCTTGGTTATTACAAG ATTCAGCAACAAGCAAATGCAGACAAAGATGAGGAAAAAATGGACAATCTGAGTCCTTCTAAGAAAGAAATGCAGCGTCTTATGGGAGAGAATTTATATGGCGGTGATATTAAGAACATAAGAGTTTTATCTTATCAAAACAAAGCACCGGCCCCTCCGGAAGGTTACCTGAATCCATTGAGAGTTATGTACAGTCAAAGTAAAACACCAGCGAGCGTGAAAGCCAGTACAAGATATATACCGCAAACTCCCGACAGAATATTGGACGCTCCGGAAATTATCGATGACTATT ATCTAAACCTAATCGATTGGTCAGAGAGTAATATTTTAGCCGTAGCATTAGGCGCTAGTGTTTATTTATGGAATGCCGCGTCAGGAACTATAGAACAATTATTCGAAGTAGAGGGCAATGACTATGTTTGCTCTGTCGCATGGATTCAAGAAGGTCCATATTTAGCTGTAGGTACCACGACGGGAAACACAGAATTGTGGGATTGTTGTCAAACGAAAAGAGTACGTGTAATGAATGGTCACGCGGCCAGAGTGGGATCTCTTTCTTGGAATTCACATATTTTAACAAGTGGATGCAG AGCTGGGCAAATAGTGCACCACGATGTTAGACAAAGGGATCATTTGATATCTTCGATAAATGCACacgctcaagaagtatgtggtttAAAATGGTCGCCTGACGGGAAATATTTAGCAAGCGGCGGTAATGATAATATGCTTCAAATATGGCCGTCGATTTCTGGGCAGAATCATACACATATTCAACCAATTTATTCGTTAAATCAGCATCAAGCTGCTGTTAAAGCTCTTGCATGGTGCCCGTGGCAAACCAATGTTCTCGCGAGCGGCGGTGGTACTGCCGATAGAACAATCCGATTTTGGAATTGCAATACAG GAGCCTGCTTAAACACGATAGATACCAAGTCACAAGTGTGTTCTTTACTTTGGTCGACGACTTATAAAGAAATTGTATCTGGTCATGGATATGCGCAAAATCAATTAACAATTTGGAAGTACCCAACAATGACAAAGGTTGCCGAACTTACGGGTCATTCTAGTCGCGTTCTGCATTTAGCAATGTCTCCGGACGGAACTACGATACTTAGCGCAGGAGCCGATGAAACTTTAAGACTATGGAAATGTTTCCAGCCTGATCCGCATAAAAAGAAAGAGCCAAGCGAAATAAAATCTGTTCCTTCTAGACTTAAGCAATCGATCCGATAA
- the Xmas gene encoding RRM_XMAS2 and SAC3_GANP domain-containing protein xmas, translating into MERKENAQANVASIDTMASRAFIFSEPNILSPPKTINSEVNFQQTSDASVKKNVFTFATPTAVSQPNVQDVPIYQSGVSGKQYKPKILRHSYKPAVNVFAQALKDTTMFEQLKKNSRSQVTKINVENSITCTNVPQSLLTKTAAKEYFQMFGNLLKITIRPRKQIITVNYATKKEANVAYNKSGEYLGKKFNVEWSKLCVSPKSPTKKKDMSKHIVSNFLKSPDDEIKSELEAMMSLEYNLHNNYKGNFDGNLLKRSKLLQSKGTSKPTSRVEKTSAKSEKLKSESQISDLLPNASFEELQNVVRQPAYSSEDRYKVLEARDRLMRMRQTKSHTLSAARVMIGVCPDMCPEKERLMRESNRQLAIYEQLEGNEYKINHAIAVKQYSRSSADQEEPMAHELRPVKSLKMTMSYLLHEIANLCNQQGTNLGEWYHFLWDRTRGIRKDITQQELCCTDSVELVEQCARFHIVCSERLCAEEPSVFDKRINSDNLTKSLQSLKYMYNDLRINGINCKNEPEFRAYIILLNLNNGNFMWDLQRLPKSIQKSPEVRFALDVYLALESNNYYKFFKLVRKTTYLNACILLRYFNQVRLKALSVMVKAYCRTTSTAYPLYELIDILGFEDENEAVYFCEQIGLGASKDELHILLNRQNFTMPVLNIKQNRACNVIESKRTMRHLSIGECIAACKMPEQTYKYHKPHNSFDSNGYLTPESINAEDQSKNAVSELNDPYEYIDEDTVQTKESIPTPEKDQNKIETIVTSEPTNAFKSVIDTEFGVNAFIPTKSDTNVSFTSKSPIIAIPLQSKVEKQKDAKAFSFASKQQDIVPNVNKTIEPSTSCSVFDTTPTSSNASNIFSKPFELPQYNVVASPFALATNKSIFFGAAQGNIFMKNLTPSVIFPNTYSNMQPVSKSSNATNTATIISNNAIKEIPSSLRNLVPRAEQAQTETPKEVKPEKLKLEEEECAMKMRQIDETAKQISNTLQTEIVQEYCSDLVQEEINRMNVYNTLCKDVSTQILNTVTHDVCNNILREEIVNTQKLHEMSMRIKNSTIIKYFNIWKCNALKKKQQRKALDGTPVWLQKRSSRQCAKLLYSKEQDLVIKNMCKRQDEQKITKSYIDSLAPIEVLISMGIRENLKSSSVNMHSNYYWKLVISWPDLHNKPILWHHKKIMNQYLCPDDYTTEPIIKLYQSTRAETLHICIRHFEGLISEHNLIGSDALLFIAAASEDTKIVIKRLTKTILSRDRLMSIPLVFIVLGDVKFETQNKIAVSSLEELLKAGYLSTYTIMYEKDLTEKTILNLTQSAMLWLSINKSPQNPLEMDYLQNIYDTCLTEELWLRILGDSPFNEKLSHALKEPKFIIDLHNEAVAHLIDIVLDPESFMYTKFAPEFKNFIRNQYMMPCSYEYFDDSWKREDYKAKLETVMSSFKLPQWKYPWPINDSSTFSDSITDYCQEALSSTDSNEISYNILSHLFFTSGISTASNFIDVLLYIVKRKIFLLDENLKVVYNKNHIKHFQTLPWWLKSNLLNEYKIVLRAVNIEENEQENEKGVSTSEPIVKKRKLHKARGNDFVLEPLAEFCENSQSQVMEVHYISKKIEDCLKIQQQQSSLFEEKLKNALLCESKLT; encoded by the exons ATGGAACGTAAAGAAAATGCTCAAGCGAACGTAGCTTCGATAGATACTATGGCTTCGAGAGCATTTATATTTTCCGAACCGAACATACTTAGTCCTCCGAAAACCATTAATTCTGAGGTTAATTTTCAGCAAACATCCGATGCATCCGTTAAGAAAAATGTATTCACATTTGCTACACCAACGGCAGTATCGCAGCCAAACGTTCAAGATGTACCGATTTATCAGTCGGGCGTGTCTGGGAAACAATATAAGCCTAAAATATTAAGGCACTCGTATAAACCAGCAGTTAACGTATTTGCCCAAGCACTCAAAGATACTACTATGTTTGAACAATTAAAGAAAAATTCTAGATCGCAAGTCACTAAAATCAATGTAGAAAATTCTATAACTTGTACGAACGTGCCTCAGTCGTTGCTCACAAAAACAGCGGCGAAAGAATATTTCCAGATGTTTGGAAATCTGTTGAAAATAACCATTCGTCCTAGGAAGCAAATAATAACTGTGAACTATGCTACAAAAAAGGAAGCAAACGTAGCTTACAATAAAAGCGGTGAGTATTTAGGAAAGAAATTCAACGTAGAATGGTCCAAATTATGCGTATCGCCGAAATCTCCTACAAAGAAAAAAGATATGTCAAAACACATTGTATCTAATTTTCTGAAATCACCCGATGACGAAATTAAATCGGAATTAGAAGCTATGATGAGCTTGGAATATAATCTGCACAATAATTATAAGGGTAATTTTGATGGAAATCTGCTCAAAAGGAGCAAATTATTACAATCGAAAGGCACGTCAAAGCCTACGAGTAGAGTAGAGAAAACATCCGCAAAATCTGAAAAACTTAAATCGGAGAGTCAAATATCAGATTTATTACCTAACGCATCTTTCGAGGAACTACAAAACGTAGTACGTCAACCTGCGTATAGTTCCGAGGATAGATACAAAGTGTTAGAAGCGAGAGATCGACTCATGCGAATGAGGCAAACCAAGTCTCACACGTTATCAGCAGCCAGAGTAATGATTGGCGTGTGTCCTGACATGTGTCCTGAAAAAGAACGTTTAATGCGTGAATCTAATAGGCAGTTAGCAATATACGAACAACTCGAAGGCaatgaatataaaataaatcatGCGATAGCAGTAAAACAGTATTCCAGATCCTCCGCGGATCAGGAAGAGCCAATGGCACATGAACTGAGACCAGTGAAATCATTGAAAATGACCATGAGTTATTTACTTCACGAAATAGCAAATCTTTGCAATCAGCAGGGAACAAATTTAGGAGAATGGTATCACTTTTTATGGGATAGAACAAGAGGGATTCGAAAGGATATAACGCAACAAGAATTATGTTGCACCGATAGCGTCGAGCTAGTTGAACAATGCGCTAGATTTCATATAGTATGTTCCGAAAGGCTGTGTGCCGAAGAGCCGTCTGTTTTCGACAAAAGAATTAATTCCGATAATTTAACAAAATCTTTGCAGTCATTGAAGTATATGTACAACGATTTAAGAATAAATGGAATTAATTGTAAGAACGAACCTGAATTTCGagcatatattattttattgaatTTGAACAATGGCAATTTTATGTGGGATTTGCAAAGACTGCCTAAAAGTATACAAAAGTCACCGGAAGTTCGATTTGCGTTAGATGTATATCTCGCTCTCGAATCCaacaattattataaattttttaaacttgTTCGAAAAACCACGTATTTGAATGCGTGCATCTTACTTAGATATTTCAACCAAGTAAGATTAAAGGCTTTATCGGTAATGGTAAAAGCCTATTGCAGAACTACGTCAACAGCATATCCACTGTATGAATTAATAGATATATTAGGTTtcgaagacgaaaatgaagctgTTTACTTTTGTGAACAAATAGGTTTAGGTGCCTCAAAGGATGAGCTACATATACTACTAAATCGGCAAAATTTCACTATGCCTGTgttaaatataaaacaaaatagAGCCTGTAATGTAATAGAGTCTAAAAGAACTATGCGACACTTATCCATTGGAGAATGTATAGCAGCGTGTAAAATGCCCGAACAGACTTATAAATACCATAAACCGCACAACAGTTTCGATTCGAATGGTTATTTAACACCTGAATCTATTAATGCGGAAGATCAGAGTAAAAATGCTGTTAGCGAATTAAACGACCCATATGAATATATAGACGAAGATACAGTGCAAACTAAGGAATCGATACCAACTCCTGAAAAAgatcaaaataaaattgaaactatAGTTACTTCCGAGCCTACGAATGCATTTAAATCGGTCATTGATACTGAATTTGGTGTAAATGCCTTTATACCTACGAAATCTGATACGAATGTTTCTTTTACCTCTAAGTCTCCGATAATTGCCATACCATTACAATCAAAAGTAGAAAAACAGAAAGATGCAAAGGCATTTAGTTTTGCATCAAAACAACAGGACATTGTACCAAATGTAAATAAGACCATCGAACCTTCCACTTCGTGTAGTGTGTTCGATACTACACCTACATCTTCAAACGCCTCTAATATATTCTCTAAGCCATTTGAATTGCCACAGTACAATGTTGTTGCTTCGCCATTTGCATTGGCTACGAACAAAAGCATATTTTTTGGGGCTGCACAaggaaatatatttatgaaaaatcttacaCCCTCTGTAATATTTCCCAATACATACTCGAACATGCAACCTGTTTCAAAATCATCGAATGCCACAAATACTGCAACTATTATAAGTAATAATGCGATAAAAGAAATACCAAGTTCCTTGCGGAACCTTGTTCCTCGTGCGGAACAAGCGCAAACTGAAACTCCGAAAGAAGTAAAACCTGAGAAATTAAAATTGGAGGAAGAGGAGTGTGCTATGAAAATGCGACAAATTGACGAAACTGCGAAACAAATCTCGAATACTTTGCAAACAGAAATTGTACAAGAGTATTGCTCCGATTTAGTACAAGAGGAAATTAATAGAATGAATGTTTATAACACATTATGCAAGGACGTTAGTACTCAGATTTTAAATACAGTTACTCACGACGTATGTAATAATATTTTACGAGAAGAAATTGTTAATACGCAAAAATTGCACGAAatgtcaatgagaatcaaaaatagtacaattataaaatatttcaatatatGGAAGTGTAATGCATTGAAAAAAAAGCAACAAAGAAAAGCATTGGATGGAACACCGGTGTGGTTACAGAAGCGCTCCAGCAGGCAATGTGcaaaattattatattctaAAGAACAAGATTTAGTTattaaaaatatgtgtaaaagacaAGATGAACAAAAAATTACTAAATCGTATATTGATTCTTTGGCGCCGATTGAAGTTTTAATTTCAATGGGCATTAgagaaaatttgaaatcttcGAGCGTAAATATGCATTCGAATTATTATTGGAAATTagttatttcttggccagatttacATAATAAACCAATTTTATGGCatcataaaaaaataatgaatCAGTATCTTTGTCCTGATGATTACACCACAGAGCCTATTATAAAACTGTATCAATCGACTAGAGCTGAAACTTTACATATTTGTATCAGACACTTTGAAGGTCTGATCAGTGAACATAATTTAATAGGATCAGATGCTCTTCTATTCATAGCAGCTGCTTCCGAAGATACTAAAATTGTAATAAAACGTTTAACTAAAACTATATTGTCAAGAGATAGACTTATGTCTATACCTCTCGTATTTATTGTCTTGGGCGATGTAAAGTTCGAAACTCAAAACAAGATTGCTGTTTCCAGCTTGGAAGAATTGTTAAAAGCAGGGTACTTATCAACATATACGATTATGTACGAAAAGGATTTAACCGAGAAAACGATCTTAAATTTAACACAAAGTGCAATGCTCTGGTTATCCATAAATAAATCACCTCAAAATCCATTGGAGATGGATTACTTGCAAAACATTTACGATACTTGCTTAACAGAAGAATTATGGCTGAG gataTTAGGTGATTCGCCCTTCAATGAAAAATTATCACACGCTTTGAAGGAGCCCAAATTCATAATTGATTTACATAACGAAGCAGTCGCTCATCTGATAGACATAGTATTAGATCCAGAATCTTTCATGTATACAAAATTTGCTCCAGAATTTAAAAACTTCATCAGAAACCAGTACATGATGCCTTGTAGCTACGAGTATTTTGACGATTCTTGGAAGAGAGAGGACTACAAGGCAAAATTGGAAACAGTGATGTCTAGTTTTAAATTGCCCCAATGGAA ATATCCATGGCCAATAAACGACAGCAGCACATTCAGTGACAGTATAACAGATTACTGTCAAGAAGCATTATCCAGTACCGACAGTAATGAAATATCCTACAATATATTAAGCCACTTATTTTTTACATCTGGTATTTCAACTGCATCGAACTTTATCGATGTCCTGTTATATATCGTAAAGAGAAAGATATTTCTTCTCGACGAAAATTTGAAAGTGGTTTATAATAAGAATCATATAAAGCACTTTCAAACTTTACCATGGTGGTTGAAATCTAACCTATTAAACGAATATAAAATTGTACTGAGAGCAGTTAATATTGAAGAAAATGAGCAGGAAAACGAGAAAGGAGTCAGTACTAGTGAACCTATTGTAAAAAAACGAAAACTACATAAAGCTCGAGGAAATGACTTCGTTCTCGAACCGTTGGCCGAGTTTTGTGAAAATAGTCAAAGCCAAGTAATGGAGGTGCATTATATCTCGAAGAAGATCGAAGACTGTTTAAAGATACAACAGCAGCAAAGTTCTTTGTTCGAAGAAAAATTGAAGAATGCTTTGCTCTGTGAAAGCAAACTTACTTAA